The genomic window TAGCCACTGTCTtatatttcctcatctcttcatGTGAGCTTTGTCTCCTCACTTCCCTGATGGCAAGGAAGCAGTTCAAAAGGCTAAGCTTTATGATGATAAAATTTCCCCTTCTTGTTGACCCTACAGTCAGCAAAGCTTTATAACCTGGACTCTTGTTTCTGTTTTCAAATGGCAAGTCAAGAGGTATAGTAGTTAAGAGGAAGCTTTTTTGGCCCAAACTGAACCATTAGATTATAAAAGGGAGTGCTTTTTGCCATTTTTTGGTATTTCCAGCCcttatcacaatgcctggcacataggaggcccTTGACAATTGCTTATCGACTGACTGGCTGTGACTGAATGACATTCAAATTGTTGGGAATCCTTGACCCTCTCACCTTCTTGTGACAGCTGGAAGGCAAGAGTAGGGAGACATCAttcagaaatgagaagggagcaGGGACTGACCTGGGGGCAACATCCAGGAGATTCACAGCATAGCCAGCACCGGTCATGCTGATGAGGGTCATGGAGAGAGTGAACAGGATGACAGCCAGGACATAATTGCAGCCAATGTAGGACACTGTGAGCACCAGGGCTGCTGGGCACAGCATGCCTTGGAAGAGACACAGACAGCATTTCCTtggcctcttctttctcctcctctcctggtTCATCTTTgatgccttccttcttccttttcctccaatCACTCCCCCACTCCATTCTTTGTTAATTTATCAAGTGTCATCTTCCCAACTCTATCAaccagccttccttccttcctccattttttcctctctccctctcttccctccttcctcactctctccattccttccttccttcctccctccctccctccctccctctctcccttccttcctttctcctttccttccttctttcccttcctcccttccttgcttccttccttccacacaTATTATTGAATGCTTATTGAGTACAAGACTTGTGCTGGCTCATATTTCTCATCCTTCTTCTttgcctttcccttctcttcatttGTTACTTCTTACTCTTCTTCATTCTGTTCTATATCTCTTCCCAGTCTCCCCTccaattccttttcttccctgtccctttttgcttcctttcctttcattccttcatccattcttcctctctctctttcctttatttctttctcttcctcagtaGTCACTATTCCCTTTGAGTTCAGGGCTCTTTGATGGCTTCCTTGGAGAGTCATTCAAACAGCATCAGTTCCCCTATtcccctccttcacactccaCCACACCACAACCAGACCTCACTTTTAAACAGATACATCATGTGGCCAGGGCCCAGTTAAATATGTTCAGATAGAAATACCACTCACAGGGTTCAGGAAGGGATCAGattgggttgggggtgggggtaagagagaaagggacaCAGAGGCATCTGGCCCATCCTTACCCAGAGCTGTGAAGAATTTCCTCATTGCACCCAGCCGGATCAGGTTTTTGGCTATCAAGAAGTCTCCCAGGAGCCCTATGCCTATGTGGCCCAGCCAGTTCCCAATGTATGGAGGGGCACTCAGGAATCCACTCTAAGGAATAATCCAGGGCCAAAAGGCCCCCCTAGAATCAGGAGTTGGGAGAGcttgggaagaggagaaaaaagaggaaaagaacatgaagtagaatgaaaatgagaaaaggcaagaagggaggagagggtgagggaagaggacagaaaaggaagagatagaaggaaTCCTTAGCAGAAATAACTTTTCTTCTGAATACCTCAAATCCAGTCATCAATGAGCTATTTCTTTGGATTGAGCATGTCTTTTCAAATTCCTCCTGGAAGTTACCACAGTGAAGTACTCATGTTTGAAATCAAAGGGCCAGAGtaggaaagaactttagaacacagaatatcagaactgggaagAATCTTAAAACAGAGCATgataagagctggaagggaccttaaaacacagaatctcagagaaaggagagaccttagaacacaggataTCATAgatgagaggaaccttagaacatagaggtCAAGATGTAAATCAGAACCTAGAATaccagagttagaaaaaatcttaaaacccagaatgtcagagctaggatgtCCCAAaggacatagaatgtcagagttgggaagagTCTTAGAACAGAGCATGATggaattggaaggaactttagaacataaatgtcagagctgggagacttAGAaactagaatgtcagagctggaaagacatCTTAAAatacagaatgttagaactggaagagattggAGAAAGCAGAAGTCAAAGGTAGGAGACTTAAAACTTAGGATATCAAGGTTGAAAGAGatattagaacagagaatgtcagaattgaGAAGCTCCAAAGGACAAAGAATGTCAAAGCTGAAAAGAGCCTTAGAGTATAGCATGATGTAACTGGAAAGCACCTAAAACACAGAAGTTAGAGCTGGGAGTCTTGGAACCTAAAACttcagagatagaaaaaaatcttagaattcAGAGAGGTGGGATGTCTTAAagagcacagaatgtcagagctgtgaaAAGTCTTAGAACAGAACAtgaaagaactggaaggaatcttagaactgGAACATCTgggccagaagggacctcagaatttaaaaaaattcagagttgggaggggccttagagaccatctaatctaaCCTCCTTATTTACAACTGAGCCCCAATCTGTTAATGTGATGGCCCAACATCACTTAGTATCAAGCTGCCCAACAATCCAAGAGAAGTGGCAGAAAATCTTGAACTGTGGTTCTCTACTAgtgaggtagagagaaagaaagaagagaggagaggggaaaaaagtacaaagaagaaaggaagacagtTGTTTGAAGCTACATATAGATTCCTGGTTTGCTCAGCTCTTAAGAATGGAGAATGCTGGGTGGTAAATTGCTCCAAGGTGCCTCCCTATCACTTTTAGTGATGAGAACTTAGTTGATGATGCTGAGGGGCATAGAGGACATGGTGGTACTCACCTCCCTGGTGTCCAGGTGAAGGATGCGGTTCAGATACACAGGAAGCAGAGTCAGGAGGGTATAGAAGAGCCAGTCACAACAGAAATAGGCAACTGCAATGGCCCACAGTGGCCCACATTTCAACATGGAGAAGAGAGGTAATGACCAGCTGTGGCAGTGGCcctaggagtagaaataaaaatatctaaagtTCAAGAACAATGGGCTTGAAAGTCTGAAGATGAGAGTTGGAATCCTGACTTTGTCAGTTGATAATGAATGTCATCTCAGGCTTTACCTGAatctctgttttctcctctgcaaaatggaggTGCCTGCCCCCACCTACTTCATAGTACTGTAGTTGAGATCTAATGaaattctagattttttaaaaagggaagccTTTATTGAGTCTTATCCACATTTCCAAGCTCAGACTATAGCAAGGCTATCAAGAGAAAATTCCCCTACCTTCTGGGTTGAGGCTGATCTGATATATTCCTTCTCTGTGGTACTGATGCAAGGGTGACTGTCAGGATCTTCAAACACCAGAAAGAACCAAAGCAGGCACCAGACACAGTTCACACCACCTAGAAAATAGGGATAAGAATAAGGCAAAGtacactttgatctgcattcagaatttAACAATTCTCAATTGTGCACAGAAAGTGAAGCATTGTGGaacgatcaaatgtaattgactttgctactaatagcaatgcaatgaatgatccaggacaattctgacagacttatgagaaagaatgctatccagatttagagaaagaactacgggagtaaaaacccagaagaaaacatgttttatcacttgtttgtatggatATAGGAtgtgaggttttggttttttaaagattattataaaaatgaataatatggaaacaggtattgagtgacaatacatgtataacccagtaatATTgattgttggctctgggagtggggtagggaaaaaaaacatgaatcatgaaaccaggGGAAAATACTTTAACAGAAGAATTTAACAGTTCCCTCTTGCAGATGGAGAGCATTTTTCCTCAGCAATTCTTTGAATTGtctaggatcttttttttttaaataacccctatcttccatcttggaatcaatactgtgtattggttccaaggcagaagagtggtcaaggctaggcaataggggttaagtgacttgcccagggtcactcagctgggaagtatctgaggtcaaatttgaactcaggacctcccatctttaggcctggctctcaatacactgaactatccagtgccccccccccttttaacccttaccttctgtcttggcatcaattctaagacagaagagtggcaagaggtaggcaatttggagttgcccagggtcacacagctaggaagtatctaagactagaATTAAACCTTCCAAAATCCAAGCCTAGTGCTATATCCACTAGTTGCCCAAGGGATCACTatcttgatcagaatagctaaatcattcacagtttattatccttacaatatcgagatcactatgtacaatgttcttctggttctgctcacttcactttgcatcagttcatgtaagttttcccaggtttttctgaaactttttttctgaaactctTATCTCATTCTTATAGTGTGACAGTATTTCATCACGATCACatatcataacttgtttagtcattccccaattgatggccattccctcaatttctaatttttcatcaccacaaaaagagctgctatagatatttttgagcaagtaaattcctttcctttttctttgctctctttgggatatagacctaaaaTAAAGCAGACATTTTAATCCCCATTTTTATGAAAGAAGTCATtgaaacccagagaggttaagagatttgctcaaggtcacacagtgagggaGTAGAACTGAGATAAAAACCTAGGTTTCCCAAACCTTAATCCAACTTCTGTACTATTTTATATTGGTTACCAAACTGAAAAACTAAGgctcaaaaattttaatttaggcTCAGCACAGAGAAGAATAATTAGTTCACGGATCATGGAGGCATCATGGCGTAGGGTCAACAGTATCAGCCTTAGAATACTTGGATGCACTTTCTGGCTCTAATACTTATTCTCTGACtggccctaggaaagtcacttgacctctgtggTCCTACAAAATCAGTCATTTGGACTACATTCTggctaaggtcccttctaggggGAACCTGAGTctatgatttgaatccagattcaaGTGTCTGGTGCTCACTACCCCAACTCTGCTCTCCTCTCTATCATTATGGCCCTTCCCTACAAAGATGCCCCTTTCTCTCCAGGACCAGACTGGCTCACTCATATGCACAAACCAGTCTAGTGAACTTGAGCTCATTCAATTACCCTAAATAAAACCttgaagcatttctttttttctcccacatTTGTTTGAACACCTCTTGGAGTCTGCTGGTTTTAGCTTTGGCTATTGGGAGGGGACTGGAAGGTGGTTTTCAAAAATATGGACAAAATTCTCACAGAAATGCCTGGTTGATCACTTACCAAAGATGTAGAAGAAGGCCGGCCACCCCAGAGTCTGGCAGGTGATGCCTCCCACCATCAGAGTGAAGAAGGTTCCTAGTGTGGTACCTGGGTAGGAATATAAAAATCCTAGAACTGAGAGaacccttagaacccaggatgtcagatctgggaggacccttagaacactAAATATAAATCTGGGAaggcccttagaacccagaatgtcagagctcagAGAGTATCTTaggacatggaatgtcagagctgggaggacccttagaacactAAATATAAATCTGGGAaggcccttagaacccagaatgtcagagctcagAGAGTATCTTaggacatggaatgtcagagctgggagggcccttggAACATAGatatcagagttgaaagggaccctAAAAAAAGATAATGTCAGAGTTTGAAGGATCTTTAAAATGTAGATATTAGAACTTTTATTCTAGATCATCGGGTATCAGAgttctatgttctatgttctgggagggcccttagaacataACGAGTACTATGTAATAATTTTTCAGGATCTCAGAGAGCACATCATCCAACTTTCTTATTTTCGAGCTGAGAAACGTGAAGTCTAGCAAAGAGAaggaacttgtccaaggtcaagtCTCATTGCTGTCTGAAACTGAGTGTGCGGAACCCTTGGGAAGGAGGAAACAAGGCTGAGTGTGATTATTCTGAAGACAAATTTTTCATAGAGCACAGTCTTGGAGAAGAACAGCCTTGCTTTCTACTGGGTGTGGGAGCTACAATCCTCTTGTAAAACATATCCCTGGGAATGTGGATTCAGGGAGTCAGGCCCCCTACCCCCTCACAGCAGCTGGCCAAGGGCCCAGGCCCCAAGAAGCAGGTTTGTGAGAGTAACTAAGAGTgagccctttctttttttatttttttaaattttttaaaattatttttaaatttaaaaattttttaatttatttttttatttaagagtGAGCCCTTTCTTACCAGCATCAGAAAAATTCATGAGGCAGGTGAGTTCCTGAGGTGGGGCCCACTTTGTCCAGAGAGTGTAATAGGCTGGGAATATCACACCCTGTCAGGAATGGCAAAGCAACCTGGTTATTCCTGTTGCAAAGGTGGAAATTGAGTTCTGGATTTTAGAcatttggaaagggaaaaggcaTGGGGGGGAGGATAGCAATAGAGATGGATATTAGACCAGTGGTTTCATGGGTGTACAGAACTCCTGGAGAGGAAACTACCTCTACTGATGGCAGGTTTGCATCTCATTTGCAGCTTACCATCTTAGAGAGATCCAAAGAAGGAAAAGCATCTTCCCTGACAGGGTGCTGCGTTGTGACTCTAAAGCTTGTTTAAAGGAGTAAAGTTAGAGTTCGAAAGAAGTTTACAGcaaatgccagagctgggagaacacaacgtcagagctggaaagaatcttagaacatACAATGTCAGGGCTTAGAGGGCTCTTAAAACCCAGCATGTGTCAGATCTGGGGGAACCTTTAGAAcccaaaatgtcagagctaggagaatgCTTAGAAAATAGAGTtaggaggacccttagaacatagACAATGTGTCAGAGCTGGGGAGCCCTTTGCATttagaatgtcagagttaggaGGGGTCTTGGGACATAATGTTGATGCTCGAAGGGATCTCTGAACACAATATGTTAGAATAGAGCGTATTAGAATGTAGAATGCTAGAACTAAAAGGATTCTAGAACAGAGTATGTCAGAGGTAGAAGTGAccatagaacagagaatgtcagagatggaaaagGTCTTAGAGCAGAATGCTAGTACTCAAAGGGATCTTTGAACACAGAACGTTAGAGTAGAGTGAGCCCTCACAATGTAGAAAGTTGGAGCAAGAAAGGTCCTGGGAACActgaatgtcagggctggaaagGCTCTTAGGAtggagaatatcagagctagaaggaacccaGAGCAGAGTATGTCAGAGTTGGAAatgagcttagaacagagaacaccAGAGCTAGAAGGTTCTgttaaaactagaaggaaacttagaacCATAGAATGTTAAATTGTGATAACTTAGGGACCTCAGAacatagaatttagaactagaagaaaccttaaagatagtctagtccaaccccctcattgtacaaatcaggaaactgaatctcggatttattatataaaatataatataatatcagtTCTAGAAAGGGTCTAGACATCACACaggccaaagtcacacagggagtAGCGAGTGGTAAATCTAGGACTCAGATCTAAGTCTCAACTTCCAGTCTAGTGCTCCTCTGATCACACCATGGACGCATATCTCTGGTAATCTCTACTAGGTCTTCTCTACTTCCAGTCATGGATGGGGAAAAGGgaggtgggagaaagaaaaacaaaatgataaaacTCAACATCAAAATTCTATTTGGTTCCCAATAAGAAGGGACTAGAGTCCCTCCATGTTCAATGTTATATTTAACTCTTTAGGCccctatttattattaatattttatttatattaatatattatgcttaatatattaatattctatttatattaatattattaacaacaataataatacatgGCATGATAAGTAAAGgaatggatttgg from Monodelphis domestica isolate mMonDom1 chromosome 4, mMonDom1.pri, whole genome shotgun sequence includes these protein-coding regions:
- the LOC100010167 gene encoding probable small intestine urate exporter isoform X2: MSSSLEGKAPVYDWTPETCGFLLSSFSYGYLITQIPGGYLTGIVGWKPVLGTGLLLSSILSLLLPLAAELGVVYLALIQALRGLSQGVIFPAYYTLWTKWAPPQELTCLMNFSDAGTTLGTFFTLMVGGITCQTLGWPAFFYIFGGVNCVWCLLWFFLVFEDPDSHPCISTTEKEYIRSASTQKGHCHSWSLPLFSMLKCGPLWAIAVAYFCCDWLFYTLLTLLPVYLNRILHLDTRESGFLSAPPYIGNWLGHIGIGLLGDFLIAKNLIRLGAMRKFFTALGMLCPAALVLTVSYIGCNYVLAVILFTLSMTLISMTGAGYAVNLLDVAPRYAGFLHGVINTLGNLSGMAAPTVAGFLSSQDTLSGWRHVFLLSGAINLFGVIFYLGFGRADVQDWARVESTP